A genome region from Arachis duranensis cultivar V14167 chromosome 6, aradu.V14167.gnm2.J7QH, whole genome shotgun sequence includes the following:
- the LOC107492209 gene encoding uncharacterized protein LOC107492209, with amino-acid sequence MAASSSLSSSSSSDDSHRRRRHHRSRRDRDKESLKIQKKTKSHSKRRRRHHHSSDSDSYSSDSVSDYSRSESSDCEHESSHRSKRHKKSDKPKKSKEKDRSKSHHHKRQKHKVKEKKNDERSSSPVQLSKFLGRDKDDGVRRSAVSGKKILLKLDKSKEDKAAESRRNELLNFLNASFD; translated from the exons ATGGCggcctcttcttctctctcttcctcttcctcctccgaCGACTCCCACCGCCGTAGGCGTCACCACCGCTCTCGCCGAGACCGCGACAAAGAATCCCTCAAGATCCAAAAGAAGACCAAGTCTCATTCCAAACGACGCCGTAGGCACCACCACTCCTCCGACTCCGATTCCTATTCTTCCGATTCCGTCTCTGATTACTCCAG GAGTGAGAGTTCTGATTGTGAGCATGAATCGTCTCACCGTTCAAAGAGGCACAAAAAGAGTGACAAACCAAAAAAG AGTAAGGAAAAGGATCGAAGTAAAAGCCACCACCATAAGCGGCAGAAGCATAAAGTAAAAGAG aagaagaatgatgaGAGGAGCAGCAGCCCTGTGCAGCTTTCCAAG TTTTTAGGGCGTGACAAAGATGATGGAGTTCGTCGTAGTGCTGTATCTGGCAAGAAG ATTCTTCTGAAACTTGATAAATCAAAGGAAGATAAGGCGGCTGAAAGCAGGAGAAATGAACTGCTGAACTTCTTGAATGCTAGTTTTGATTAG